In bacterium, one DNA window encodes the following:
- the folP gene encoding dihydropteroate synthase, with protein MSPVPDYPTALRLRETTLDLSLRCHVMGILNVTPDSFSDGGQHAGTAAVEHALRMVEEGADIVDIGGESTRPGAREVPLDEELARVLPVVEAVRSHSSVPISVDTRKAAVAEAALEAGADVINDISAMRDDADMPRVAAAQDLPVVLMHMQGSPEIMQRGPRYENVVEEVLTFFRERLAFCHERGIRQVVLDPGIGFGKTLQHNLDLLRAIPRFAELGCPVLIGTSRKSFLGQLTGREVDDRLAGSIASNLAACRKGARLLRVHDVRDMRAALDVTDAIDHGVEAAHAL; from the coding sequence ATGTCTCCTGTCCCGGATTATCCCACTGCACTCCGCCTGCGCGAGACCACGCTTGATCTCTCGCTGCGCTGTCATGTGATGGGAATTCTCAATGTGACGCCGGATTCTTTTTCAGACGGGGGACAACATGCCGGCACCGCCGCAGTGGAGCATGCGCTGCGTATGGTTGAGGAGGGCGCCGATATTGTGGATATCGGCGGGGAGTCCACGCGTCCCGGAGCCCGCGAGGTGCCGCTGGATGAGGAACTTGCCCGCGTCCTGCCCGTCGTGGAGGCAGTACGCAGCCACAGTTCCGTGCCGATTTCGGTGGATACAAGAAAAGCCGCTGTCGCCGAGGCCGCTCTCGAAGCGGGTGCTGACGTGATCAACGATATCAGCGCCATGCGGGATGATGCGGATATGCCGCGCGTGGCCGCGGCGCAGGACCTGCCCGTGGTACTCATGCATATGCAGGGTTCACCGGAAATCATGCAGCGTGGACCCCGTTATGAAAATGTGGTCGAGGAAGTACTCACGTTTTTCCGCGAACGGCTGGCGTTTTGCCACGAGCGCGGGATACGGCAGGTTGTGCTGGATCCCGGCATCGGATTCGGGAAGACGCTGCAGCACAACCTGGACCTGCTGCGTGCGATTCCGCGGTTCGCCGAACTCGGGTGCCCCGTACTCATCGGGACATCCCGGAAATCATTTCTCGGACAATTGACCGGGAGGGAAGTGGACGACAGGCTTGCCGGCAGTATCGCCAGCAATCTCGCCGCCTGCCGGAAGGGCGCTCGCCTGCTGCGCGTGCATGACGTACGCGACATGCGCGCTGCGCTCGACGTGACCGATGCGATCGACCATGGTGTGGAGGCAGCACATGCTCTTTAA
- the cdaA gene encoding diadenylate cyclase CdaA, which translates to MLFKIGFLEINWTDLLDILVVTFVFYRLYLIMRGTIAIQIFAGLLVIVAGSFLASSLELKAVSWILETLTDIWVVAFIILFQPELRRLLVILGRGRLMANLVRSSMDESIEAIVEACDEMAQRQIGALIVIPRTTGIRMVIESGIALGATVSKQLLMSIFHPKAPLHDGAVVIKDRIIEAARCTLPLSSQLQVDGFIMGMRHRSAMGISEQTDALTIVVSEETGTISLAADGTLTRNLTPDKLRQKLRQGLNVSVKSIFDSPFKSDSQNDIKEG; encoded by the coding sequence ATGCTCTTTAAAATCGGCTTTCTTGAGATCAACTGGACCGATCTTCTCGACATCCTCGTCGTGACCTTCGTCTTCTACCGGCTCTATCTGATCATGCGTGGGACCATCGCCATACAGATTTTTGCCGGATTACTGGTCATCGTCGCGGGCTCATTCCTGGCGTCCTCCCTCGAACTGAAAGCCGTTTCCTGGATTCTGGAGACGTTGACGGATATCTGGGTCGTCGCCTTCATCATTCTTTTCCAGCCGGAATTGCGGCGGCTGCTGGTTATTCTCGGCAGGGGACGACTCATGGCGAACTTGGTGCGCAGCAGTATGGACGAGAGTATCGAGGCCATCGTTGAAGCCTGCGACGAAATGGCGCAGCGGCAGATCGGCGCGCTCATCGTGATTCCCCGAACGACCGGAATTCGCATGGTCATCGAGTCGGGCATCGCTCTTGGAGCCACGGTCAGCAAGCAGCTGCTGATGAGCATTTTCCATCCCAAGGCGCCACTGCATGACGGGGCGGTCGTGATCAAGGACCGCATTATCGAGGCAGCGCGCTGCACATTGCCGCTCAGCAGTCAGCTGCAGGTGGATGGATTTATCATGGGGATGCGGCATCGTTCGGCGATGGGAATTTCCGAGCAGACCGATGCGCTGACCATCGTGGTATCCGAGGAAACAGGGACCATCTCGCTCGCGGCCGACGGCACACTCACACGAAATCTGACACCGGATAAGCTTCGGCAGAAGCTTCGCCAGGGATTGAATGTCAGTGTCAAAAGTATTTTCGATTCCCCATTCAAATCCGATTCGCAGAACGACATCAAGGAAGGATGA
- a CDS encoding protein-L-isoaspartate(D-aspartate) O-methyltransferase yields MSRTYSNRQHDLARSQLVEGLRSKGIDDNAVLQAIADLPRHIFVQEVFQHRAYEDSALPISCQQTISQPYTVAVMTQLLQARRGDKVLEVGTGSGYQACVLAAMGVRVFTIERHFDLLEQARERFEELGYNVASKVGDGSIGWSQFAPYRGIIVTAGAPDVPPSLLRQLDDGGRLVIPVGDQGSQTMIVVERRGDEFVQSRHAGFKFVPLLGKEGWTR; encoded by the coding sequence ATGAGCCGTACCTACTCCAACCGCCAGCATGACCTTGCACGCTCACAGCTCGTCGAAGGGCTCCGCAGCAAGGGGATAGATGACAACGCCGTACTTCAGGCAATAGCTGATCTGCCACGCCACATCTTCGTGCAGGAAGTATTTCAGCACCGGGCGTATGAAGACAGTGCACTGCCGATTTCCTGCCAGCAGACCATAAGTCAGCCCTATACCGTCGCCGTCATGACGCAGCTTCTCCAGGCGCGTCGTGGGGACAAAGTTCTCGAGGTCGGGACGGGGAGTGGGTACCAGGCCTGTGTGCTTGCCGCGATGGGGGTACGCGTGTTCACCATCGAGCGCCATTTTGATCTCCTCGAGCAGGCGCGAGAGCGATTCGAGGAGCTCGGGTATAACGTCGCATCCAAGGTGGGAGACGGCAGTATCGGCTGGTCTCAGTTCGCTCCTTACCGCGGCATTATCGTCACCGCCGGTGCGCCTGACGTCCCGCCGTCCCTCCTCCGGCAGCTCGACGACGGCGGACGGCTGGTGATTCCGGTAGGGGATCAGGGGTCACAGACCATGATCGTGGTCGAGCGGCGCGGCGATGAGTTCGTACAGAGCCGCCATGCCGGATTCAAGTTCGTCCCTCTGCTCGGGA